The following proteins come from a genomic window of Heyndrickxia acidicola:
- a CDS encoding polysaccharide biosynthesis protein, translating into MTSFFKGAFLLVAVAFMGECIEFFINMVLANQLGESGLGLYMSILPVIFLVVVLASMELPISISKFVAEKDEKYHRSMLKHVIRFTVYFTLSLIGLSVIILPLIPVFRNYNPYIRGLIVMLIPIISFSSIARGYFMGIQHMGKIAAANFLRKSIQLILLIAVYHYFHFNLEVSIFIAICTIVGSDFIVLLYWIHTFILQSRDIRKRDSVFLSGKTVRKSLMSVSLTTTGMRMFNAFSEAFQPFLIKAALVKAGFTADLANEHFGMLAGVAFTIGFFPAFIAHSLSTVLIPTVSEAYSQRELPKLQKLLQQVMLITIGYGVPAVIIFNVFSEPLTRLFFHTTSAAQYLELLWPFFLFHFFISPMQAILIGIGMVKDVFLHFVWATIVTFLMSYLLGSSPFFQMSGIIIGMNTGALLILLLHYLTICKKIGISLGLRKPANHTF; encoded by the coding sequence ATGACATCATTTTTTAAAGGAGCCTTCTTATTAGTTGCCGTTGCTTTTATGGGAGAGTGTATTGAATTTTTTATTAATATGGTGCTCGCGAATCAGCTTGGTGAGAGCGGGCTGGGATTGTATATGTCCATATTGCCGGTCATCTTTTTAGTCGTTGTATTAGCAAGTATGGAGCTGCCCATTTCTATCTCGAAGTTTGTTGCTGAGAAGGATGAGAAGTACCATCGCAGCATGCTCAAACATGTCATCCGCTTTACTGTTTACTTTACATTATCTTTAATCGGCCTGTCAGTCATCATTTTGCCTTTGATACCTGTTTTTCGTAACTATAATCCATACATACGGGGATTGATTGTCATGTTAATTCCCATTATTTCTTTTTCCTCTATTGCCAGGGGGTACTTTATGGGAATTCAGCATATGGGGAAAATTGCTGCCGCAAACTTTTTAAGAAAGTCTATTCAGTTAATATTGCTGATTGCTGTCTATCATTATTTTCATTTTAATTTGGAAGTCAGTATCTTTATAGCGATCTGTACCATTGTTGGCAGTGACTTTATTGTGCTTTTGTATTGGATTCATACCTTTATATTGCAGTCCAGAGATATAAGGAAGCGCGACAGTGTCTTTCTAAGTGGGAAAACCGTCAGGAAAAGCCTGATGTCCGTTTCCTTAACGACGACAGGAATGAGGATGTTCAATGCTTTTTCAGAAGCCTTCCAGCCGTTTTTGATAAAAGCTGCTCTGGTAAAAGCAGGTTTTACAGCAGACTTGGCCAATGAGCATTTTGGGATGCTGGCAGGAGTAGCATTTACGATTGGCTTTTTTCCCGCCTTTATTGCCCACTCTTTATCAACTGTGTTAATTCCTACAGTATCAGAAGCTTATTCTCAAAGAGAGCTTCCCAAGCTTCAAAAGCTTTTACAGCAGGTTATGCTGATTACAATCGGCTATGGTGTTCCGGCAGTTATTATATTTAATGTGTTTTCAGAACCCTTAACCAGGCTGTTTTTCCATACGACTTCCGCTGCTCAATATCTTGAGCTTTTGTGGCCATTTTTCCTATTTCATTTTTTTATTTCCCCTATGCAGGCCATATTAATAGGGATTGGGATGGTGAAGGATGTATTTCTCCATTTTGTGTGGGCGACCATCGTGACGTTCCTGATGAGTTACCTATTGGGATCCAGCCCTTTCTTCCAGATGAGCGGAATTATTATTGGGATGAATACCGGTGCGCTGTTAATACTGCTGCTCCACTACCTGACCATCTGTAAAAAAATAGGGATTTCATTAGGTCTAAGAAAGCCTGCCAATCATACATTTTAG
- a CDS encoding SDR family oxidoreductase: MPPSQPVSYRNPQSFPPQHQNQQPGIEGLMNPRPLVESAHYKGSAKLKGKVAIITGGDSGIGAATAIAFAKEGADVVIAYYYHYEDEDAHRTKKRIEELGRHCLLIAGDLTEENHCKDVIRQTINAFGHIDILVNNNGVQYVQDSLLNISSEQWDRTFKTNVYSFFYMTKAALQYMKSGSAIINTASVVAYEGKKDLIDYTATKGAIVAFTRALSQNLATKGIRVNAVAPGPIWTPLIPSSFSSEQVAKFGSDVPMKRAGQPYELAPAYVYLASKDSSYVTGQVIHVNGGTMVSS; encoded by the coding sequence ATGCCGCCGTCTCAACCAGTTTCGTATCGCAATCCACAAAGCTTTCCTCCGCAGCATCAAAATCAGCAGCCAGGTATAGAAGGGCTGATGAATCCGCGCCCTCTTGTGGAATCTGCCCATTATAAGGGGAGCGCAAAGCTGAAAGGCAAGGTGGCGATTATTACGGGCGGCGACAGCGGAATCGGGGCTGCTACAGCGATTGCCTTTGCGAAAGAAGGCGCAGATGTTGTTATTGCATACTATTATCATTATGAAGATGAAGATGCACATCGGACAAAAAAACGTATAGAAGAGCTCGGGCGCCATTGCCTTCTCATTGCAGGCGATCTGACCGAAGAAAATCACTGCAAGGATGTTATAAGGCAAACCATCAATGCATTTGGACATATTGATATCCTTGTGAATAATAATGGTGTCCAGTATGTTCAAGACAGCTTGCTCAATATCAGCAGTGAGCAATGGGACAGAACCTTTAAAACCAATGTATACAGTTTTTTTTATATGACCAAAGCGGCACTTCAATATATGAAGAGCGGGAGCGCTATCATAAATACTGCCTCGGTCGTAGCATATGAAGGGAAAAAAGACTTGATTGATTATACCGCTACCAAAGGTGCCATAGTGGCTTTTACCCGTGCCCTTTCGCAGAATTTAGCCACAAAGGGAATTCGGGTAAATGCTGTAGCCCCTGGCCCGATTTGGACTCCATTAATTCCTTCAAGCTTCTCGAGTGAGCAGGTTGCCAAGTTTGGCTCAGACGTGCCGATGAAAAGAGCAGGGCAGCCATATGAACTTGCACCGGCGTATGTTTATCTGGCGTCGAAGGATTCAAGCTATGTAACGGGTCAAGTCATTCATGTAAATGGAGGAACAATGGTCAGTTCATAA
- a CDS encoding aminoglycoside N(3)-acetyltransferase produces the protein MSLQNSTRKPKTMATKETLIADFTQLGLKRRMNVIVHASLSKIGWVCGGEITVIQALMETITNEGTIIMPAQNTNNSEPSYWKNPPVPKEWWEDIRAQMPAYDPKTTPTFGMGKIAETFRSFPGVLRSAHPMVSFTAWGQHAEYITASHSIDYPFGEHSPLARIYDLNGHILLLGVDYNRNTSMHLGEFRCEKKKEFLQGSAINENGKRVWKVFKDIEESSEDFTTIAKNFEKIHQVRTGTIGAAPSKLIEQRLLVDFTSVYLKQTLI, from the coding sequence ATGAGCTTGCAAAATAGTACAAGAAAACCCAAAACAATGGCCACCAAAGAAACACTCATTGCAGATTTTACTCAATTAGGATTGAAGCGTAGAATGAATGTGATTGTCCATGCCTCCTTGAGCAAAATTGGATGGGTATGCGGCGGCGAAATTACCGTGATCCAGGCTTTAATGGAGACGATAACGAATGAAGGAACCATTATAATGCCTGCCCAAAATACAAATAATTCAGAGCCATCCTATTGGAAGAACCCGCCTGTCCCAAAAGAGTGGTGGGAGGATATCCGAGCACAAATGCCGGCATATGATCCGAAAACAACTCCTACTTTTGGTATGGGAAAAATCGCCGAAACCTTCCGCAGTTTTCCAGGTGTTCTAAGAAGCGCTCATCCCATGGTTTCCTTTACAGCATGGGGGCAGCATGCAGAATATATCACAGCCAGCCACTCCATTGACTATCCCTTCGGAGAGCACTCTCCTCTTGCCAGAATATACGATTTAAATGGTCATATATTGCTTTTGGGTGTGGACTATAACCGCAATACCTCCATGCACCTTGGAGAGTTTCGCTGTGAGAAAAAAAAGGAATTCCTTCAGGGCTCAGCCATAAATGAAAATGGAAAAAGAGTTTGGAAGGTTTTTAAGGATATAGAGGAATCGTCTGAAGACTTTACAACTATTGCTAAGAATTTTGAAAAGATACATCAAGTCCGCACCGGAACAATTGGTGCGGCGCCTTCTAAACTTATTGAGCAGCGGCTGCTCGTTGATTTTACCTCCGTTTATTTAAAACAAACATTGATATAA
- a CDS encoding LL-diaminopimelate aminotransferase: MAFGSARVSGLPPYLFSVIDEKKKQLQKKGVDVIDLGIGSPDLPTPDFIVKRLIDELKDPENFKYSGYSGCQEFREAVADYYKKQYQVKLDPDKEILTLVGSKEGIAHIVPALIDPGDGVLIPDPGYPVYRSAVYLSGGESINLTLNAGQGYRPDFASLSEEECQKAKLMFLNYPGNPTAATIEIDVFEEAVEFAKQHNISVVHDAAYDLVTFDGYKAPSILQVPGAKDIAVEFGSLSKSFNMTGWRIGYVAGNREIIQALSIVKSNTDTSQFLPIQKAAAEALRSDLATVSANNFAYNQRMEAMLKALSAIGIQVEKPRGSFYIWARVPAGYSSQKFSEKVLEEAGVIITPGNAFGPSGEGYFRISLSVPTERLNEAVSRIKQLDLEVGRHVPRS; encoded by the coding sequence ATGGCTTTTGGTTCCGCGCGGGTCTCAGGCCTGCCGCCATATTTATTTTCCGTTATCGATGAGAAGAAAAAACAACTTCAAAAAAAGGGGGTCGATGTCATTGATTTGGGGATTGGATCTCCTGATCTTCCGACACCAGACTTCATCGTTAAACGGCTGATTGATGAGCTTAAGGATCCGGAAAACTTTAAATACTCCGGTTATTCGGGCTGTCAGGAGTTCAGGGAGGCAGTGGCCGATTACTATAAAAAACAATATCAGGTTAAACTTGACCCCGATAAAGAAATATTGACACTGGTTGGCTCTAAGGAAGGAATAGCTCATATTGTGCCGGCCCTCATTGATCCAGGCGACGGAGTATTAATCCCGGATCCGGGATATCCCGTTTATCGTTCTGCTGTTTACCTTTCAGGAGGCGAATCGATTAACCTAACATTAAATGCTGGGCAGGGGTACCGGCCGGACTTCGCATCCTTGTCGGAAGAAGAATGCCAAAAGGCCAAGCTGATGTTTTTGAATTATCCTGGCAATCCAACGGCAGCCACCATAGAAATTGATGTTTTCGAGGAAGCTGTTGAGTTTGCAAAACAGCATAATATTTCGGTGGTCCATGATGCGGCATATGATTTGGTTACGTTCGACGGCTACAAGGCACCGAGTATTTTACAGGTTCCGGGAGCTAAGGATATCGCGGTAGAGTTTGGCTCACTGTCAAAAAGCTTTAATATGACAGGCTGGCGCATCGGATATGTGGCAGGAAACAGGGAAATCATTCAAGCCCTATCCATTGTAAAAAGCAATACCGACACAAGTCAGTTTCTTCCGATTCAAAAAGCTGCCGCTGAAGCCCTGAGGAGCGATCTTGCTACAGTGTCAGCCAACAACTTCGCCTATAATCAGCGTATGGAAGCGATGCTTAAAGCCTTGTCTGCCATTGGGATTCAAGTAGAAAAACCAAGAGGATCCTTTTACATTTGGGCAAGGGTTCCTGCGGGCTACTCATCCCAGAAATTCTCTGAAAAAGTGCTGGAGGAAGCAGGAGTCATCATAACTCCTGGAAATGCCTTTGGTCCATCCGGTGAAGGCTACTTTCGGATTTCGCTATCTGTTCCAACCGAAAGACTAAATGAAGCGGTTAGCAGGATTAAACAGTTGGATCTGGAGGTAGGCAGACATGTCCCTCGTTCATAG
- a CDS encoding biotin transporter BioY, which produces MKKSKFRALDITYVGMFAALMMIGANITSLVPFMTVGGVPITLQTFFAILAGAAIGSRLGALSMIVYTIVGIIGAPVFAQFYGGPGIIIQPTFGFVLSYILTAYAVGKIVERKQSLSAYITAALTGMVINYVFGTNWMYAAYKLWSSAPQGFTYKMAWAWMVVPLPKDIILSVFAGILAHRLHKSVRIKKSIFQH; this is translated from the coding sequence ATGAAGAAAAGCAAGTTTCGTGCATTGGATATTACCTATGTAGGGATGTTTGCCGCTTTAATGATGATTGGAGCAAATATTACTTCTCTTGTTCCATTTATGACAGTAGGGGGCGTTCCTATCACACTTCAAACTTTCTTTGCTATTTTAGCAGGGGCAGCTATAGGAAGCCGTCTGGGCGCACTTTCTATGATTGTTTATACAATTGTCGGGATAATTGGAGCCCCTGTTTTTGCACAGTTCTATGGCGGTCCTGGTATTATCATTCAACCTACTTTCGGCTTTGTCCTATCGTATATTCTTACAGCCTATGCAGTGGGCAAAATAGTGGAAAGAAAACAGTCTCTTTCTGCCTATATAACTGCAGCATTGACAGGAATGGTCATTAACTACGTTTTTGGAACCAATTGGATGTACGCAGCCTATAAGCTTTGGTCCAGTGCCCCTCAAGGATTTACTTATAAAATGGCATGGGCCTGGATGGTTGTGCCTTTGCCAAAGGATATCATCTTATCCGTTTTTGCCGGTATTCTTGCACACAGGCTTCATAAAAGTGTCCGCATAAAGAAGAGCATTTTTCAGCATTAA
- a CDS encoding low molecular weight protein-tyrosine-phosphatase has translation MVKVLFVCLGNICRSPMAEAVFRDLVVKERLEHQIEIDSAGTGRWHVGKPPHHGTAAILKENNIDSSQLRARQIVPRDLEEYDYIVGMDQENIRNILSLGKKQSDKRVFRLLELVEKYHANGSTDVPDPYYTGNFQEVYEMVLAGCEALLAKIKAEHQL, from the coding sequence ATGGTAAAAGTACTTTTTGTTTGCTTAGGGAATATATGCCGCTCGCCAATGGCAGAGGCTGTGTTTAGGGACTTGGTGGTAAAGGAAAGGCTCGAGCATCAAATTGAGATTGATTCGGCTGGTACGGGCAGATGGCATGTTGGAAAGCCGCCGCATCATGGAACTGCTGCCATTTTAAAAGAAAATAATATTGATTCAAGCCAGCTGCGTGCCCGCCAGATTGTTCCGCGTGATCTGGAGGAGTACGATTATATTGTCGGGATGGATCAGGAAAATATCCGAAACATTCTATCATTAGGTAAAAAGCAGTCTGACAAAAGGGTGTTTAGATTGCTTGAGCTTGTTGAAAAGTACCATGCAAATGGCAGTACGGATGTACCGGATCCTTATTACACTGGAAATTTTCAAGAAGTATATGAAATGGTCTTAGCAGGGTGCGAGGCATTGTTAGCAAAAATAAAAGCAGAGCATCAGCTTTAA